Proteins encoded by one window of Chaetodon trifascialis isolate fChaTrf1 chromosome 15, fChaTrf1.hap1, whole genome shotgun sequence:
- the LOC139343948 gene encoding trafficking regulator of GLUT4 1, producing MAASPSTAQPPSSMEESQQPHQPISTQQDGEADHAAVTSQPVSVDQQVPPPTADAPGAKQTEDKDMDHLTVITDNMETSNGIGPVRADSSPTVSSVSPKLHAKPGGHANGRPGLGSRSGSVAAGSPRPSLTRQPSAITEATVDGSKPRDYLILAILSCFCPLWPINIVALTFSVMSRNSLQQGNVDGARRLGRNAMILSVVSILGGIAIITATIALNWGLILKS from the exons ATGGCCGCCAGTCCCAGCACCGCCCAGCCTCCCAGCAGCATGGAGGAGTCCCAGCAGCCgcaccagccaatcagcacgcAGCAGGACGGAGAAGCCGACCACGCCGCCGTGACGTCTCAACCAGTCAGCGTAGACCAGCAAGTCCCGCCCCCGACAGCAGACGCTCCTGGtgccaaacaaacagaggacaaagacatGGACCACCTGACAGTGATCACTGACAACATGGAGACCA gtaACGGCATCGGCCCCGTGAGGGCCGACTCGTCTCCcacagtgtcctctgtgtcGCCCAAGCTGCACGCCAAGCCGGGCGGTCACGCTAACGGTCGGCCTGGTTTGGGCAGCCGGTCCGGCTCGGTGGCGGCGGGCTCACCCCGGCCCTCGCTCACCCGCCAGCCCAGCGCCATCACAGAGGCCACTGTGGACGGCTCCAAGCCGAGGGACTACCTGATCCTGGCCATCCTGTCCTGCTTCTGCCCGCTGTGGCCCATCAACATCGTAGCCCTCACCTTCTCTGTGATG TCCCGGAACAGCCTGCAGCAAGGAAACGTCGACGGAGCACGCCGTCTGGGCCGCAACGCCATGATTCTGTCCGTCGTCTCCATCTTGGGAGGCATCGCCATCATCACCGCCACCATCGCTCTCAACTGGGGGT TGATATTAAAGTCCTGA